A single region of the Anticarsia gemmatalis isolate Benzon Research Colony breed Stoneville strain chromosome 19, ilAntGemm2 primary, whole genome shotgun sequence genome encodes:
- the LOC142981206 gene encoding uncharacterized protein LOC142981206 isoform X1 — MSSKSVASTITSEKLISASTTTSSSILKNPPSEKYMQWWFLGPVALAVLMFLLMGTIFERRIEALWQNVLERRQAVLSQATECTETQQNTVSLNTERTPSQKTIYSEKAATACSKEDIKLATSKDNVNGKTVKIEDNEPKTVEKCDQDKSEKKEEIPNILQK; from the exons ATGTCCTCGAAGAGCGTCGCAAGCACTATCACATCTGAAAAGCTTATCAGCGCTTCTACAACCACCAGTTCCAGCATATTG AAAAATCCTCCAAGTGAGAAATATATGCAGTGGTGGTTCCTTGGTCCTGTGGCACTGGCGGTTCTGATGTTCCTACTGATGGGCACCATCTTCGAGCGAAGAATAGAAGCCTTGTGGCAAAACGTTT TGGAACGTCGTCAAGCAGTCCTATCTCAAGCAACAGAATGCACAGAAACACAGCAGAACACAGTTTCCCTGAACACAGAAAGGACACCTTCTCAAAAGACCATCTACAGTGAAAAGGCAGCCACCGCTTGTTCTAAAGAAGATATAAAACTGGCAACTTCTAAAGACAATGTTAATGGAAAAACAGTCAAAATAGAAGATAATGAACCAAAAACCGTAGAAAAATGTGATCAAGACAAATCTgagaagaaagaagaaattCCAAATATACTGCAGAAATAA
- the LOC142981206 gene encoding uncharacterized protein LOC142981206 isoform X2, which yields MSSKSVASTITSEKLISASTTTSSSILWWFLGPVALAVLMFLLMGTIFERRIEALWQNVLERRQAVLSQATECTETQQNTVSLNTERTPSQKTIYSEKAATACSKEDIKLATSKDNVNGKTVKIEDNEPKTVEKCDQDKSEKKEEIPNILQK from the exons ATGTCCTCGAAGAGCGTCGCAAGCACTATCACATCTGAAAAGCTTATCAGCGCTTCTACAACCACCAGTTCCAGCATATTG TGGTGGTTCCTTGGTCCTGTGGCACTGGCGGTTCTGATGTTCCTACTGATGGGCACCATCTTCGAGCGAAGAATAGAAGCCTTGTGGCAAAACGTTT TGGAACGTCGTCAAGCAGTCCTATCTCAAGCAACAGAATGCACAGAAACACAGCAGAACACAGTTTCCCTGAACACAGAAAGGACACCTTCTCAAAAGACCATCTACAGTGAAAAGGCAGCCACCGCTTGTTCTAAAGAAGATATAAAACTGGCAACTTCTAAAGACAATGTTAATGGAAAAACAGTCAAAATAGAAGATAATGAACCAAAAACCGTAGAAAAATGTGATCAAGACAAATCTgagaagaaagaagaaattCCAAATATACTGCAGAAATAA